The proteins below are encoded in one region of Ereboglobus luteus:
- a CDS encoding alpha-L-fucosidase, whose product MEAATPNLTQRGDNLPPVSRADNPAHAWFSEARLGMFAHYGLYSLLGRGEWVMFNEGISAGDYNPLAQRFTAVDFDADALVRTAKQAGAGYVVFVAKHHDGFCLWDSQCTQFNSTRSAARRDLVREYTDACRRAGLRVGLYLSIMSWQWPAIINGPARDPEGWRGMVDETHAQLRELLTHYGQIDLLWYDGCTVPGISYPATVARHWRATELNAMARELQPGIIINDRSCLPEDYSTPEQHLTIPPAGRRWEMCMTLGESWSWRPGDNKLKSPQSLIDQLVFCARYDGNLLVNISPEPSGKIPDAQAAVLADVGRWMALNGRAVRGTQRTSFTEAEHEAGLCTATEKCLYFHNEIFSKNSEIRKITIAGVSEKMRAAVVLATGETVNFAQDGGLVTLDLAPQKSPLATVIALEFERIAPAAPPPQKLVEKDTGLYAPAEAHVCEGPSGRAAVHSWQLPITVPGCHDLDVCVVGKNPGQFTLRIDGVPGVRTLQTTCGNYPHTLTAKNLALTSSTTTCTITATDGALFELLSWRLQPLWKNMDAACWSICGPFPSPYRIPGKESEVREAMGTVYAPETDPESVAWKPLPPDGNTIDFTKYGSADANGVYFARAVVRSPDARACEFLLGCDWWANLYVNGTPVTSERAHSSHDRDGSWFSGWKPLCARATLRADNNELLVKCHQGRAGNWFTFYINQSDGLEIIKQ is encoded by the coding sequence ATGGAAGCGGCCACACCAAATCTCACTCAACGCGGCGACAATCTCCCGCCAGTCTCGCGCGCGGACAATCCCGCGCATGCCTGGTTTTCCGAGGCGCGACTGGGCATGTTTGCGCACTACGGGCTCTATTCGCTGCTTGGCCGCGGCGAATGGGTCATGTTCAACGAGGGCATTTCCGCCGGGGACTACAATCCGCTTGCGCAGCGTTTCACGGCCGTGGATTTCGACGCCGACGCGCTTGTGCGGACCGCGAAACAGGCTGGCGCGGGATATGTCGTGTTTGTTGCAAAGCATCACGACGGGTTTTGCCTTTGGGATTCGCAATGCACGCAATTCAACAGCACGCGCTCCGCGGCTCGTCGCGATCTTGTGCGCGAATACACCGATGCCTGCCGTCGCGCCGGTCTGCGCGTGGGATTGTATCTCTCGATCATGAGCTGGCAATGGCCCGCGATCATCAACGGTCCCGCGCGCGATCCCGAAGGCTGGCGCGGCATGGTGGATGAAACGCACGCGCAGCTTCGCGAGCTTCTCACGCATTACGGGCAAATCGATTTGCTCTGGTATGACGGGTGCACGGTTCCGGGCATCTCATATCCGGCGACGGTGGCGCGTCACTGGCGCGCCACCGAACTCAACGCAATGGCGCGCGAATTGCAGCCCGGCATCATCATAAACGATCGCTCGTGCTTGCCCGAGGATTACTCGACTCCCGAGCAGCATCTCACGATTCCGCCCGCCGGTCGCCGTTGGGAAATGTGCATGACGCTCGGTGAAAGCTGGTCGTGGCGCCCCGGCGACAACAAACTGAAATCGCCGCAATCGCTCATAGACCAACTCGTTTTCTGCGCGCGTTATGATGGCAATCTGCTCGTCAACATCAGCCCCGAACCCTCGGGGAAAATCCCGGACGCGCAGGCTGCCGTGCTTGCCGATGTCGGTCGCTGGATGGCGCTGAACGGGCGCGCGGTCCGCGGCACGCAACGCACGTCATTCACCGAGGCGGAACATGAGGCGGGTCTTTGCACAGCAACGGAAAAATGCCTCTATTTTCACAACGAGATTTTTTCCAAAAACTCTGAAATTCGTAAAATAACCATCGCGGGCGTTTCGGAAAAGATGCGCGCGGCCGTCGTGTTGGCCACGGGAGAAACGGTGAACTTCGCGCAGGACGGCGGGCTCGTCACGCTTGATCTCGCGCCACAAAAAAGTCCGCTGGCGACAGTCATTGCGCTCGAGTTTGAGCGGATCGCGCCTGCTGCGCCGCCCCCTCAAAAACTTGTCGAGAAAGACACCGGCCTCTACGCGCCCGCCGAGGCTCATGTTTGCGAGGGGCCGTCCGGGCGCGCCGCCGTCCATTCGTGGCAATTGCCGATCACGGTGCCGGGCTGCCACGATCTCGATGTTTGTGTTGTCGGCAAAAATCCCGGGCAGTTCACGCTGCGCATTGATGGCGTGCCTGGCGTGCGGACGCTTCAAACCACATGCGGAAACTATCCGCACACGCTGACTGCAAAAAATCTCGCGCTCACATCCTCGACAACCACGTGCACGATCACAGCCACTGATGGCGCGCTGTTTGAGCTGCTCTCGTGGCGTTTGCAACCATTGTGGAAAAACATGGACGCCGCCTGCTGGAGCATTTGCGGGCCCTTTCCCTCGCCCTATCGCATTCCCGGAAAAGAATCCGAGGTGCGCGAGGCCATGGGGACGGTTTACGCACCGGAAACGGATCCGGAAAGTGTCGCGTGGAAGCCGCTGCCGCCCGACGGAAACACGATTGATTTCACCAAATACGGTTCCGCCGACGCCAACGGCGTTTATTTTGCGCGCGCGGTGGTTCGTTCGCCGGATGCGCGCGCGTGCGAGTTTTTGCTCGGCTGCGACTGGTGGGCCAACCTCTACGTCAACGGAACGCCTGTCACCAGCGAACGCGCGCACTCATCGCATGATCGCGATGGCTCGTGGTTCAGCGGATGGAAACCTTTGTGCGCGCGCGCGACTCTTCGAGCCGACAATAATGAACTGCTCGTCAAATGCCACCAGGGGCGCGCGGGAAACTGGTTCACTTTTTATATAAATCAATCGGACGGACTTGAAATTATAAAACAGTAA
- a CDS encoding alpha-L-fucosidase: MTNNQNSWFNEARFGMFIHWGPYSVAGRGEWVANRECIPKAEYAEKYAANFRAENYDPAGWARLARDAGMKYAVLTVRHHDGFCLWDTRTTDFNSVKLGARRDLVADYARAMREAGLRVGFYFSMADWYHPDYPGAFCRDWPQAWPDEAARLRFVDYYYRQLEELMTRYGAIDLLWYDGCIPSPTGGEAINTRIKQLQPEILIANRNGRPWDVQCCEQAIKAAEPGVLWEACMTLNDNWGYHAGDDNWKSAWHVIRLLTETAAQSGNLLLNVGPMADGTIPAESVRILKDVGAWLRVNGEFLPHSGRSPYTWNNWGVTTVKENRIYLHVFKSTGGELCFADIKNRVLAARLLADGRSLSFVQQGNRLFLKGIPPVTGAGAMPFIIVIDVEGVPETLSPQTSFWIAG; encoded by the coding sequence ATGACAAACAATCAAAACTCTTGGTTCAACGAGGCGCGCTTCGGAATGTTCATTCATTGGGGGCCGTATTCGGTCGCCGGGCGAGGCGAGTGGGTGGCAAATCGCGAGTGTATTCCGAAGGCGGAGTATGCGGAAAAATACGCGGCCAATTTTCGCGCGGAAAACTACGATCCCGCCGGGTGGGCGCGCCTCGCCCGCGATGCCGGTATGAAATACGCCGTGCTGACTGTGAGGCATCACGACGGGTTTTGCCTTTGGGATACGAGGACGACGGATTTCAACTCGGTGAAACTCGGCGCGCGCCGCGATCTTGTCGCCGATTATGCAAGGGCGATGCGCGAGGCCGGCTTGCGCGTGGGATTTTATTTTTCGATGGCGGACTGGTATCATCCGGATTATCCGGGCGCGTTTTGCCGCGACTGGCCGCAGGCGTGGCCCGACGAGGCGGCGCGTCTGCGTTTTGTCGATTATTATTACCGTCAGCTTGAGGAGTTGATGACGCGCTACGGTGCCATCGACCTGCTTTGGTATGACGGATGCATTCCGTCGCCGACCGGGGGCGAGGCGATCAACACGCGCATCAAGCAACTCCAGCCCGAAATCCTCATTGCAAATCGCAACGGCCGCCCGTGGGATGTGCAGTGTTGCGAGCAGGCAATCAAGGCCGCCGAGCCCGGCGTCTTGTGGGAGGCGTGCATGACGCTCAACGACAATTGGGGCTACCACGCGGGCGACGACAATTGGAAGTCCGCGTGGCACGTTATTCGCTTGCTGACGGAAACCGCCGCGCAATCCGGCAACCTGCTTCTCAATGTCGGACCGATGGCGGATGGCACGATTCCCGCCGAGTCCGTGCGCATCCTCAAGGATGTCGGCGCGTGGCTTCGTGTGAACGGCGAGTTTCTGCCGCACTCGGGGCGCAGTCCCTACACTTGGAATAATTGGGGCGTGACGACGGTGAAGGAGAACCGCATTTATTTGCATGTGTTCAAATCAACCGGCGGGGAGCTGTGCTTTGCCGACATCAAGAATCGCGTGCTTGCCGCGCGGCTTCTTGCGGACGGTCGTTCCCTGTCATTCGTGCAGCAAGGCAATCGTTTGTTTCTAAAAGGGATTCCGCCTGTCACGGGCGCGGGCGCGATGCCGTTCATCATTGTCATTGATGTCGAGGGCGTTCCCGAAACACTGAGTCCGCAAACCTCGTTTTGGATTGCGGGATAA